The Pseudomonas sp. MH9.2 genomic interval TCGGTGAGAAATACGGTAAAGCACAACAAACCGATAAACAGCACCACGCCGTGGGGCACGGCAAACGCCGGGCCATCGCTTTCACTGCCATAGGTAAGGAAATGCGGAGAGGCCCTGAGCAAGGCGATGACCATAAAGGCAACCACCACCCACATCGCGATCAACGGCGAAGCGCCCGCACTGAGCAAGCCGCTGACCCCACCAGCACCGATGATCCCTCCCAGACTGAACAAGCCATGAAAGCCCGACATCATGGTCTTGCCGCTGGCCCGCTCGACGATGATCGCCTGAATGTTCACCGTGCAGTCCAGCGCGCCCATGCTGGCGCCAAACACGAACAGCGTCGCCACCAGCAACGACAGGCTGGAGACCGACGCCAGCAAGGGCAGACACAGACAGATCAATACGCTGGAGACGATCAAGACACTGCGACAACCGAACCGCGCCGCTAGCGCCCCTGCCAGCGGCATGGCGATGATCGAGCCGACACCCAAACACAGGAGCAACAACCCAAGAGTCCCGTCATTCAGCCCGACACGCGCCTTGGCATAGGGCACCAACGGCGCCCAAGCTGCGATGCCGAACCCGGCGATAAAAAAACCGATACGCGTGGAAAACTGTTCCATTCGGCCCGGGATAACCGGTGCCGCGGTGCTGATGGCCGTCATGGGGCGTCCTTCGATAACCCCGGGCAGGTTCAACCGGGCAATCGCAGCAGCCTAACAAAGCTCGCGGCCTAACCAAATGTTTCGTTCCGGATTCACAGGAACACTGAACGGAGTCCATCCTGTCCTGCCATGAAGGATCAGCTAGACTGTGCGCCGCTTCTCTCAAGGTTGAAACCAGAGAGCCCTTCACAAACAAGCTCCCTATAAAAGCTTGAAGCTGCGCGAGGATATTGTGTCAAAAGGCGTTGTACTGTCGGTTATGGCCTCTGTCCTGTTCGGGGTCATGTATTTCTATACTTCGCTGCTGACACCTCTGAGCGGTGAAGAGATCTTCGGTTGGCGCATGCTGCTCACCGTGCCCTGCGTAACGCTGTTCATGATGATCAGTGGTGATTGGCCGCTGGTTTGCCAAATCGGTCGACGCCTGCGACAAAAACCGGCTCTGCTGATTGGCATGCTGCTGTCTTCGACGCTGCTCGGTGCGCAGCTCCTGCTCTTCATGTGGGCACCGCTGCACGGCCGTAGCCTGGAAGTGTCACTGGGGTATTTTCTCTTGCCGCTGACAATGATCGTCACCGGCCGAATCGCCTACGGCGAGCACCTGTCACGCTTGCAAAAAATAGCCGCCTTTTGTGCTCTGGTCGGGGTCGCTAATGAGTTATATCGAGTCGGCAGTTTCTCTTGGGAAACCCTGTTGGTGGCCCTCGGTTATCCGGTGTATTTCGTGCTACGGCGCCGGTTGGGCAACGATAACCTCGGCGGTCTGTGGTTCGACATGGCCCTGCTGCTGCCCATCGCGACCTGGTTCATCCTCAACGGTGACCCCAGCGTCGTCGCTGAACACCCACGGCTGTACCTGTTGATTCCACTGTTGGGCATGATCAGCGCCTCGGCATTGGTCAGCTATATCCTCGCGAGTCGCCTGCTGGCCTTCAGCCTGTTCGGCCTGCTCAGTTATGTCGAACCCGTGCTTCTGGTCGGCGTTGCCTTGCTGCTGGGAGAAAGCATCGGCCGCGATGAATGGCTGACGTACCTGCCGATCTGGGTGGCCGTGCTGGTATTGGTGTTTGAAGGCAGCAAACACTTGCTGGCCCATCGCCGCAGAAACGCCGCGTGAGGTGTCACTGCCGAAGCCCATCAGCACTCCGACAGCGACGTCCGGATCAGAACAGCTTGATGGTATAGCTCAGGATCAACCGATTTTCGTCGATGTCAGTGCGGTAGTTTGAGCGCGCTGTCGCGTTGCGAATGCGCACACCCACATCCCTGAAGGGACCGCTCTGGATCACGTAGCCAATGTCCAGATCACGCTCCCAATCCTTGCCTTCGAAGCCCCGCCCGGTATTGACGTTATCGCCCTTGAGGTAGCGCGCGCCAACCACCAGACCCGGCAGGCCAATGGCGGCGAAGTTGTATTCGTCGCGCAGTTGCCAGGAGCGCTCTTTGGGAGCCGCGAACTCATAGGTCGGTACTTCGTTACCCAGCGGCGAGATGTTGTCGCCGATCCGCAGGAAGCCGTCTTTGCCGTTGATCGCCTGATAGCCAACGTAAAAAGTATTCCCCCCGTGGGCGGCGGACATCAGTGAGTAAAACGCGCGGTTGTCGAGGCTGCCTGCTTTGCTCTGGCCGTCATCCTGAGCGTCGTAAAAGCCCAGATTCGCCCCCAGTTTCCAGCTACCGAACGGCTCGATGTGTTTGAGGTTGTAGAAGCGTTGCTGGTAGATATCCTTGAGCTGCGCCTGCCAGATGCCGACCGTGGTGCGCTTGTCGTTGAAGGTGTAATCAGCACCCGCGTAGTTGAAACGATCGGAGGTGATATTGGCGATACGCCGTGGGTTGATCGGGTCATTGATCAACGCGTACATCGGTTGGTCATTACTGGAGTCGCGCAAGTTGGTAGAGCGCAATTGACCCGCATTGAGGGTCAAACCTTCAATATCAGTGGAGACCACGCTGGCGCCCTGATAGGTCGGCGGCAACAAGCGGATATCGCTGAACGCCAGCACGGGCAGATTGGGTTGCAGTTCACCCACGCGCAGTTCGGTTTTGCCCACTTTCATTTTCAGTGCCCCGGCCAGAGAGCCATACTCGTCGGCGGAACTGCCGTCGGTATGCAAGGGCAGTAAACCGGTCTTGACCCGATCTGGACTGCTGTCGAGTTTGATCCCCAGTAAACCGAGGGCATCCACCCCGAAACCTACGGGCCCTTCGGTATAGCCGGATTTTATGTTGAGAATGAAACCCTGCGCCCATTCCTCAGCCTTGGACTGTTTGTTAGGACCCACGATGCCCGAATAGTCGCGGCTGAAGTAGTAGTTACGCGCCTGCAAGGTTGCCGTCGAATCCTTGAAGAGCGCACTTTCGTCTGCACGCGCCACTTCGCAAAAACTACCGGCCACCGCCGCTGACACCATCATTCCGATGACGCTTGCACTGTTTTTCATAGGGTCACTCTTGTTTTTATTAGGTCAAACGATCCCTATACCGTGGCGTGGGTTTTAAAAACCGCGACAGTCAGTCAGAGATCGATGGATTGATGCGAGTAACGGACGCTCCCGATCCGTACCTTTTTTACCTTGCTACCTTGCTTGTACCGAGGCCGCTAGCGCCCCCGTTTTTTTCACTCTCCCAAAGGTCAGCAGCAGGTGCGCCAAGAGCCCGAAGATCAAGCCCCAGAACGCCGCCGAAAGCCCCAGTAATGACATGCCTGATGCCGTGACCAGGAAGGTAATCAGTGCTGCTTCGCGATCTTTGGGTTCGGCCATGGACCCGGCTAATGCGCCAGCGATAGCGGCAAACAACGCCAGCCCGGCCAGTGCCGCGATCAGTTCCTTGGGGAAGGCGCTGAAGATCGACACCAGGGTCGCACCGAAGATGCCCAGCAGCAGGTAGAACACCCCGCCCATCACCCCGGCGACATAGCGTTTGCTCTTGTCTTCATGAGACTCGCGTCCCGTGCAGATGGCCGCGGTGATCGCTGCCAGGTTCAGCCCGTGGCAACCGAATGGCGCCAGCAACAACGTGCCCAGCGCCGAGCTGGCAATGATCGGGCTGGCAGGCGTGTGGTAACCGTCGTTGCGCAATACGGCGATGCCCGGCACGAACTGCCCGGTCAACGCCACCATCACCAGTGGCAAGGCGATATTGAGCAACGCATGCCAACTGAACTCAGGACTGATCCACAGCGGTTTCGCCACATCGATCACCAGCGCAGAGCTGTTCAACTCCCCGGCCGACACAGCGATCACGCAGCCCACAACCAGCACCGCCAACACCGCGTAACGTGGTTTCATACGCCTGAACAGTAGATAGGTGACAAACATCGCCAACACCATGAACGGCTTGTCCTTCATCGACACAAACAGCTGGGTGCCGAAACTGAACAGAATCCCCGCCAACATCGCGGCCGAAATCGCCGCAGGCAGTTTGCCAACGATGCGGTCAAACGCGCCGGACACACCCACCAGCAGAATGATCAGGCTGGAGACGATATACGCCCCCACCGCCTCATTCAGACTGATGCCCGGCAACAGCGCCACCAACAACGCCGAGCCGGGCGCCGACCAGGCGATCACCACCGGAACCCTGAAGCGCAAGCTCAAGTAAATGCCCAACACACCGCTGCCGATGGAAATCGCCCAAACCCAGGACGACAGCACATCGGCAGGCAGACCTGCGCTTTTCGCCGCCTGGAAGATGATTACCAATGGCCCTGCATAGGAAATGATCGTCGCGATAAAACCGGCGACGGCAGCGGACAGGGAGAAGTCTTTGATCAGTGTTTTCATGGTTTCCGTTGCTCGATAAAAAGTGATGGCTCGGGCAATACGCAGCTCCAGCACACGATCAGGACCGAACCTGGACCTCAACCGGCGCGACTACCGGCGATACCTTGCGCCGATAGACGAAGCACATCGCCAGCGCTGCCACGGCGCCCGGCACAGCGAAAGCCATGAAGTTGTAGTGCAACGGAAGACCTATACCGAACAGTGCGCCGCCTAGAATCGGGCCGACGATGGCACCGCTGCGCCCCACGCCCGAAGCCCAACCCAATCCGGTGGAGCGGATCGCCAGCGCGTAGAACTGCGCACCCATGGCGTACAGCAAAATCTGCGAACCGATAGTGGTCGCACCGGCAATCGCGATCAGGCTGTAGAGCATCCATCCCGGACTGTTGAACCCCAACAGGCTGATGGACACCGAGGCGATGGCGAAGAACACCACCAACACGCGCTGCAGGTTGAATTTGTCGCCCAGCCAACCGCCGCCGACCGCGCCGAATATCGCGCCGAAGTTCAGTACCAGCAAAAACATCAGGCTTGAGCCCAGGCCATAACCGGCGCTGGTCATCAGCTTCGGCAACCAGGAGTTGAGCGCGTAAACCATCAACAGACAGCAGAAAAAGGCGACCCACAGCATCAGCGTGCTGATGGCCCGTCCTTCGCGAAACAGTTGCAACACCGGGGCGCCGTCAGCCTTTATCGCAGCCATCTGATACTGATCATCGGGCTGGGCCGTGTAACCCGGCTCAATGCGTTGCAGCACGTGGACGACCTGCTGCCTGCGTCCCTCGCGGACCATGAAGCCCACCGATTCCGGCAAAAACCAGAGAATCAACGGCAATAGCAGCAGCGGAATCGCAGCGACGAAAAACACCGACTGCCAACCAAAACGCGGCAACAACACGATGCCCAGACCAGCGGACAACATGCCGCCCACCGAGTAGCCGCTGAACATGATCGCCACCAGCGTGCTACGGATTTTTTTCGGTGCGTATTCGCTCATCAATGCCACGACATTGGGCATGACTCCGCCGATGCCAAGGCCAGCAATAAAGCGGCAGATGCCAAATTCGGTGGGGTTAGTGACAAAGCCGTTAAGGACGGTGAAACCGCTGAACAGCGTGACGCAGATGGCGATGACTTTCTTGCGTCCGATCTTGTCCGAAAGCGGACCAAAGAACAGCGCACCGAACATCATGCCGAACAGCGCATAGCTTCCCAGCGCACCAGCTTGCAAGGGTGTCAGCCCCCACTCGACCATCAACACCGGCAATACCACGCCGTAGATCACCAGATCGTAACCGTCGAAAATAATGATCAAGGCGCACCAGAACAGCACCAACCAATGAAAGCGATTGAACCTGGCCTCGTCGACCAGGGTGTGGACGTCTATTTTTCGCATGGCGGGACTCTTTTATTGTTTTTATCAAGGCCTGCCAAGGTTAGAAATCCAGCGGTCTGCGCAATATCCGTTTAGTGCAGACCTCTATCCGTTTCGTGCTGAACGGTTGAGTCATGCACGATATGGATAGCAATAGGGCGATCAGATGGTGCACCGATCATAAGGGGGCGAACCGCTCCAGCTGCATTTCCTGAAGGCGACTCAGGGTGCGGCGGAAGGCAAAGGCCAGATAACCCTCGGTGTACAACTGCTCAAGCGGCACCTGCGCTTCGACATACAGCGGCACGCGACGGTCATAGCATTCGTCGACCAGCGCGATGAAGCGCCGCACACCGTCGTCATGCACCGACAGCTGCGGCAGCTCCCGGTCACCGGCGGCGACCTGCACCGCCGCGTCTTCGGTCCCTCGGGCAATTTTTCCTTCGCGCTGTTTGGCGCTCAGCGCAGGCACGTCGCTGATCAGAATGACCGAGAATCGATCACACAATTCAATGAAATCCATCGCTGCCAGCGGCTGTTCACAGACGTCGGCGTAACGGCACCACAGCACCTTCTCGCTGTGCTGCACCACATTCACGCTACGACGGCCAAACGCGACCGGCTCGCTCGACATGGCATGGCCCGCGCTCAGGCGTTTGAACACGTCACCCAGAACGCTCGGCTGATCCGGCTGGCTGAGCCAATAACGCTGATGCAATTGCCCCGGATGCAGGCGGTGATCTTCACCACCGTCGACGCTCACCACCGTCATTTCACGGTTGATCGCGTCGATGGCCGGAACCAACCGTTGACGGTTGAAGCCATCGGCATACAACTGCTCCGGCGGTTGATTGGAGGTGGACACCAGTACCACGCCTTCCTCGAACATCACCTGCAGCAAGCCACCCAGAATGATCGCGTCGCCGATGTCACTGACAAACAGTTCATCGAAGCACAGCACCCGCACTTCCTGACTTAGCTCGCGGGCCAAGGCTCTCAATGGATTGGCCGTGCCAGTCAGCTGGAACAGCCGAATATGCACCCAACGCATGAAGTGATGGAAATGCTGGCGTCGGGCCGGCACTTTCAAGCTCTCGTAAAAGCGGTCCATCAACCAGGTCTTGCCTCGTCCTACCGGGCCCCACAGGTAAACACCCTTGATTGGCGATTGGTGCTTACTCTCATGCAGCGCCACGTAGCATTCCTGTAACAACCGAACGGCCTTCAATTGCGCCGCATCAGGCTTGAATCCTTGCTCATCAATGGCCTGTTGATAGGCCTCCAGTGGGGACACGACATTCATCAAGAAAAATTACCGTCCAATTATTAAATTCCCGAATCGCCTTCTCAGGTCTTCGACTGACCTTTTCGCGCCCGTCATATTTGCATAAAACGCAACGCTCGCCTCGCTCTTGGTATCCCGATATTCCGCATTCGTGAGTGCCCGCCTCATCAGGCCCGACTTATCCCTGTGAGAATTTCAGCAGTCGACAGCACCGTCGCATACTCGTCATGCAGGTTGCTCAACGACATCGCGTGCACCTCCTGTGCCGCATGCGGAGCGCCAAAGAAGTCGGTCTGATCAAACGTAAAACAAGCATCGTGAGGCACCAGTACCTCGAACCCCAGATTGCCGCCACTGCGCGCGGTCGACTCCACTGAGTTGTTAGTCGCTACGCCAACAACCACCGCCTGCGTTATGGAATCGGCACGCAGCCAGCTTTCCAGTGGTGTCGTGCAAAACGCTTGGCATGAATATTCATTAGTGGGTCCCGTCATAGGGCGCTAAACACCTGCGCCAGTTTCTGTTGAGCAAACTGCTCGATTACAAAATCGACAAAAGCCCGGGTTTCCCCAGGCAGCAGCTTATGTTCGCTGTAGTACAGCGAGATGTTGCCGTCATCGACGTACCACTCTGGCAACACTCGCAGCAAGGTGCCGTCGCGCAAATACGGCGCAGCGAAAGGCATGCTCACCAGCGCGATGCCCAAACTTTGTTCAGCAGCGGCGCAGGCCGCTTCCGAATCGCTCATGGTCATGCGCAGTGTCAAGTTCAGCGGCTGTGTTCCTGCGCCCGATTAGTCAGCGGCCAGGAACGTACACGTCCCGTCTGCGGCGAACGAATCAAAATCCCCGCGCACCCTTGCAAGTCTTGCGGATTGACCAGGGCTGGATGTTCAGCCAGGTACGCTGGCGACGCGACCAACACCCGATGCGCCGGTGCGAGCCTGCGCGCGACCACACCTTGAGGCAGATCGAAGCCACCACCGATGGCCGCGTCGAAGCCTTGGCCAATCAAGTCCACCTGACGATTATCGAAGTGCCAGTCTGGCGTGATCGCCGGAAAGCGCCGCAGGAATTCACCCAGCAAGGGCACGATATAGAGGCGACCAAAGACCGTGCCCATGCTGACCTTGAGCGTACCTGCCGGCTGCCCCTCGACGCTGGCCAGATTAGCGACGGCATTCTGAATGGTATTGAGGCTTGCGCTAACCTCACCAAGGAAGCGCTGACCGGCTTCCGTGAGGGTCAGCCGACGAGTACTGCGCTGGAACAGCCGAACACCGAGTCGGGATTCCAGCTTGGCGACACTCTTGCCCACCGCTGCTGGCGTCAGACTCAAACGGCGCGCAGCTTCGGCGAAACTGCCGACCTCAGCACTGCGGACGCAACACTCGATGCTGCTGAAGCTTTCCATGTCACCACTCTAAACTTTTGGTTTACACAGACTAGCGCAACTACCCGCTACTCAGGATGCAATCAGCCGTTGATACTGGCCACCAATGTCCTACCCACTGAAACTTTGGAGAACAGCATGACCCCTCAAGCGAACCTCACTCACAAAGTGGCCCTTATTCAAGGCGGCTCTCGCGGCATCGGCGCAGCCATTGTCAAACGTCTGGCAGAACAAGGCGCTGCGGTAGCCTTCACCTATGTCAGCTCGCACGCCAAAGCCTGGGAACTGCAAGACAGCATCACCGCCAAAGGCGGTAAAGCGCTGGCCATCCAGGCCGACAGCGCGGATGCCGAAGCGATTCGTCGTGCCGTGAAAACCACCGTCGACACCTTTGGCCAACTGGACATTCTGGTCAACAACGCAGGCGTTCTGGCCATCGCGCCACTGGAAGACTTCAGCCTCGAAGACTTCGACAAAACCCTGACCATCAACGTGCGCAGTGTGTTCATCGCCTCCCAGGAAGCCGCACGGCACATGAAGGAAGGCGGTCGCATCATCAACATCGGCAGCACCAACGCCGACCGCATGCCCTTCGGCGGTGGCGGCCCATATGCCATGAGCAAAGCGGCGCTGGTCGGTCTGACCAAAGGCCTGGCCCGCGACCTTGGCCCGCGCGGCATCACCATCAACAACGTCCAGCCTGGCCCGGTCGACACCGACATGAACCCGGCCGAAGGTGACTTTGCAGACTCACTGATCCCCCTGATCGCAGTAGGTCGCTACGGCAAAGCCGAAGAAATCGCCAGCTTCGTCGCCTACCTGGCAGGCCCGGAAGCCGGTTACATCACTGGCGCAAGCCTGACCATCGACGGCGGCTTCGGCGCCTGATGCCTGTTGAAGGACAGCCCTGGACTCGGCCACGGACTTCGAACAGACGCCGGAGCCGACTCCTATCTGTACCGATCACTTTGCCGATGACCGCATAATTTGCTTAAGCACATGAAAATTCTGAAAAAAACTTTTGCCTTCGTCAAAGGTTTCGACTACATTAGCGCGCCTCGACAGACTGAATGGTTTGACGAGATACGGTGAGGTGTCCGAGAGGCTTAAGGAGCACGCCTGGAAAGTGTGTATACAAGAAATTGTATCGAGGGTTCGAATCCCTCCCTCACCGCCATATTAGAAACACTATAAACCCCTGAAAACATTGACGTTTTCGGGGGTTTTTAGTTTCTGGCATATGCATTTAGGACCATTTTAGGACCAAAACGGCTCTTTCCATACCGTTACGCACCGCTATAGCCACCCTCCCTCTGCGTCCTGCCGACCGAACACAATCCACTATCAACACGCCTATAAAGATTCGAACGATCATGACGATAATCCAGCAGGGTGATATTCGGCATGCAGAATTCCCGACCAAATCGTTC includes:
- a CDS encoding MFS transporter gives rise to the protein MTAISTAAPVIPGRMEQFSTRIGFFIAGFGIAAWAPLVPYAKARVGLNDGTLGLLLLCLGVGSIIAMPLAGALAARFGCRSVLIVSSVLICLCLPLLASVSSLSLLVATLFVFGASMGALDCTVNIQAIIVERASGKTMMSGFHGLFSLGGIIGAGGVSGLLSAGASPLIAMWVVVAFMVIALLRASPHFLTYGSESDGPAFAVPHGVVLFIGLLCFTVFLTEGAMLDWSAVFLSSLRNVDPSYAGLGYAVFALTMTLGRFFGDAIVRRVGANRVIILGGLCAALGLALSTLIPTWEAALLGYALVGAGCSNIIPVLYSAVGRQKVMPENVAVPAITTLGYAGILAGPALIGFIAHASSLSLAFLIVAVLLLGVSLSGRILKV
- the rarD gene encoding EamA family transporter RarD, with protein sequence MSKGVVLSVMASVLFGVMYFYTSLLTPLSGEEIFGWRMLLTVPCVTLFMMISGDWPLVCQIGRRLRQKPALLIGMLLSSTLLGAQLLLFMWAPLHGRSLEVSLGYFLLPLTMIVTGRIAYGEHLSRLQKIAAFCALVGVANELYRVGSFSWETLLVALGYPVYFVLRRRLGNDNLGGLWFDMALLLPIATWFILNGDPSVVAEHPRLYLLIPLLGMISASALVSYILASRLLAFSLFGLLSYVEPVLLVGVALLLGESIGRDEWLTYLPIWVAVLVLVFEGSKHLLAHRRRNAA
- a CDS encoding OprD family porin; amino-acid sequence: MKNSASVIGMMVSAAVAGSFCEVARADESALFKDSTATLQARNYYFSRDYSGIVGPNKQSKAEEWAQGFILNIKSGYTEGPVGFGVDALGLLGIKLDSSPDRVKTGLLPLHTDGSSADEYGSLAGALKMKVGKTELRVGELQPNLPVLAFSDIRLLPPTYQGASVVSTDIEGLTLNAGQLRSTNLRDSSNDQPMYALINDPINPRRIANITSDRFNYAGADYTFNDKRTTVGIWQAQLKDIYQQRFYNLKHIEPFGSWKLGANLGFYDAQDDGQSKAGSLDNRAFYSLMSAAHGGNTFYVGYQAINGKDGFLRIGDNISPLGNEVPTYEFAAPKERSWQLRDEYNFAAIGLPGLVVGARYLKGDNVNTGRGFEGKDWERDLDIGYVIQSGPFRDVGVRIRNATARSNYRTDIDENRLILSYTIKLF
- a CDS encoding benzoate/H(+) symporter BenE family transporter, translated to MKTLIKDFSLSAAVAGFIATIISYAGPLVIIFQAAKSAGLPADVLSSWVWAISIGSGVLGIYLSLRFRVPVVIAWSAPGSALLVALLPGISLNEAVGAYIVSSLIILLVGVSGAFDRIVGKLPAAISAAMLAGILFSFGTQLFVSMKDKPFMVLAMFVTYLLFRRMKPRYAVLAVLVVGCVIAVSAGELNSSALVIDVAKPLWISPEFSWHALLNIALPLVMVALTGQFVPGIAVLRNDGYHTPASPIIASSALGTLLLAPFGCHGLNLAAITAAICTGRESHEDKSKRYVAGVMGGVFYLLLGIFGATLVSIFSAFPKELIAALAGLALFAAIAGALAGSMAEPKDREAALITFLVTASGMSLLGLSAAFWGLIFGLLAHLLLTFGRVKKTGALAASVQAR
- a CDS encoding aromatic acid/H+ symport family MFS transporter produces the protein MRKIDVHTLVDEARFNRFHWLVLFWCALIIIFDGYDLVIYGVVLPVLMVEWGLTPLQAGALGSYALFGMMFGALFFGPLSDKIGRKKVIAICVTLFSGFTVLNGFVTNPTEFGICRFIAGLGIGGVMPNVVALMSEYAPKKIRSTLVAIMFSGYSVGGMLSAGLGIVLLPRFGWQSVFFVAAIPLLLLPLILWFLPESVGFMVREGRRQQVVHVLQRIEPGYTAQPDDQYQMAAIKADGAPVLQLFREGRAISTLMLWVAFFCCLLMVYALNSWLPKLMTSAGYGLGSSLMFLLVLNFGAIFGAVGGGWLGDKFNLQRVLVVFFAIASVSISLLGFNSPGWMLYSLIAIAGATTIGSQILLYAMGAQFYALAIRSTGLGWASGVGRSGAIVGPILGGALFGIGLPLHYNFMAFAVPGAVAALAMCFVYRRKVSPVVAPVEVQVRS
- the zapE gene encoding cell division protein ZapE codes for the protein MNVVSPLEAYQQAIDEQGFKPDAAQLKAVRLLQECYVALHESKHQSPIKGVYLWGPVGRGKTWLMDRFYESLKVPARRQHFHHFMRWVHIRLFQLTGTANPLRALARELSQEVRVLCFDELFVSDIGDAIILGGLLQVMFEEGVVLVSTSNQPPEQLYADGFNRQRLVPAIDAINREMTVVSVDGGEDHRLHPGQLHQRYWLSQPDQPSVLGDVFKRLSAGHAMSSEPVAFGRRSVNVVQHSEKVLWCRYADVCEQPLAAMDFIELCDRFSVILISDVPALSAKQREGKIARGTEDAAVQVAAGDRELPQLSVHDDGVRRFIALVDECYDRRVPLYVEAQVPLEQLYTEGYLAFAFRRTLSRLQEMQLERFAPL
- a CDS encoding 3-oxoacyl-ACP reductase family protein, with protein sequence MTPQANLTHKVALIQGGSRGIGAAIVKRLAEQGAAVAFTYVSSHAKAWELQDSITAKGGKALAIQADSADAEAIRRAVKTTVDTFGQLDILVNNAGVLAIAPLEDFSLEDFDKTLTINVRSVFIASQEAARHMKEGGRIINIGSTNADRMPFGGGGPYAMSKAALVGLTKGLARDLGPRGITINNVQPGPVDTDMNPAEGDFADSLIPLIAVGRYGKAEEIASFVAYLAGPEAGYITGASLTIDGGFGA